The DNA window TGtcatgagggaatttcctcaaattcggatcaaacgtccacttggactcagcaatgaactgattggaatttggtgattgaaggtcaccgtgaccttgcgtccatctcagtctcgtgaacgcaatatctcaagaatgcttcaaaggaatttcctcaaattcggcacaaacgttcacttggactcagcaatgaactgattggaatttggtgACTGAAGgtaactgtgaccttgcgtccatctcaACCTCTGGAGCACAATATCTTATGAATGCTTCaaaggaatttcctcaaatttgatagaaaaaaacatccacttggactcagcaatgaactgattggaagTTGGTGGTCacaagtcaaaggtcaaggtcactgtataCTAAGAATATGATTTTGGCCAAAACTTAAGAATTTATACACTAATAAAACCAAAATTTTACAGAAATGTGTGGCTGAATAAaatatgaagtgatgacattttatatcaaaaaggtcaaaggtcaattttACTgcaacatcataatgttctgcataaaacacttttctcgTCATTTCTCAATGtcgtatctcaggaacagaaaagGAGACTTTTGGTCAGATATTgcattggtgacactaatcttgggtggccaccttgaaactgtgctgattgtatagatcttctgtgctgttcggggggaagatgtgtgtgaaccATCCATGTTGTCGCAGACATAGATGTAAACTATAAGTGCAACTTGATaggtttgcagaggcatacaactgcaaggtggtaattctattTTTATGTTGCTTGAATCTACAGCTTCTCTCACCAATGTCTAAAGGCCTGTTCCACCATGCCATTGCTGAGAGTGGTACTGCTTCAATGAGTTTACTTCTCACCAATGATCCTCTACCAGTGACGCAGGTTGatatcagtgtttatttttgtgtgtaaacattCTTCAGCTCACAATATTGAGAATATCACAAtgcatttctttttctaaatTGTTGAGATGGATCTCACATATCTGTCCTCAGATGATAGCAAATGCATCTGGCTGTAGCCTTGAAAGCACACAGAAGATTGCTGACTGCATGAGAAGCCTTGATATTGACACGGTTGTGACTTTTGGACAGGTGAGATATCAAATGCTAAACTTTGTTGAAAATAAGCCTGTAATGTCTTCTGCAAAATTTCTATGAAATCTTCACTTTGTTTACGTTGTCTTTGTCTCTACCTTTTCTGATTCATGTTTTATTGACTCAAGGATCCAACTATTAGAATTGCTATAAATGTTGATGGACACTTCATCACAAAACCTTTGGATGAGCTGTACCGTACTCATGATCTTCTCACTGCACCATTCATGACTGGTGTTAATAATGATGAAGGGGGCTGGTTACTTCCTGGTGTAAGTGTGAATGCTAAATTGTTACTGACATTTGTGTACTGAGGAGCTTACCATTTCCAGATGAGCCCATAAAAACCTGattttgctttgcttttgtgCACGTTTGAAATAGTAATTGTCTTCCCTTAGTTCTTTTTCTCTTCAAACTGGACAGAGGGATTAGATCGGGAGCAGGTCCTCAACGCGATGATCATGTTCCACCCTGATGTAAGGCTGACAGTGCTGGACATTATAATATTACTCTGCTTCATCATGCTCAAACTTCTCTGACAGATGTGTTATTCATTTTCTCAAGCCCAATGGTGCGATCATCAGTGAACTTATGGTAGATGAATACATTGGAACTGGTGAGGATCATGTGAAAAACAGAGATGGGTTCACTGAGTTGCTGGGAGATATACTCTTCAACATTCCAGCCATTAAGACTGCTAATGCCCACAGAGGTATTTTATTTACACAAGATTATGCAAATCTATGAGAACAATTGTTTAATATTTACTGTCACACACTTTCATAAACAAGATAAACCAAAGCCATTCATTTGTTATCAGATGCAGGTGCCCCTGTCTACCTGTATGAGTACCAGTATGCTCCCAAAATCCTGCAGAAAAAGAGGCCTAGCTTTGTTGGGTGTGACCATGGAGATGAACTCTTAACAGTATTAGGATTCTGCTTCACAACTACCCATGTCAGAATACCTGGTAAGTGCAACATATATAAATTATTCTTTTAACAGACCACCAAAGATCTGGGTTACCTCAGGGTTTCCCAGAGTGCAAAGCGTTTTaccacattattatcattatagaGGCATGctctgaagaggaggaagagtttAGCAGAATCGTGATGAGCTACTGGGGCAACTTTGCACACACAGGGTAGGAATTTAGCCCCATTACAAGTTATGATACACATGGAGATAAGACCTGTTTTTAACTTAacacacaatgtgtgtgtgtgtgtgtgtgtgtgtgtgtgtgtgtgtgtgtgtgtgcgcgcgggcgtgtgtgtgtgtaggtctCCTAATGGGGCTGGCCTTGTCCACTGGCCAAAGTATGGAGCAGAAGAGCACTACCTGTCAATTGATGCAAAGGAGCAGGTAGTTGCTCAGCACCTGAAGAAGGACCGATTGATCTTCCTGACTCAGACTCTCCCTGAGAAGGTCCgacaacacaaagagaagatGGAGCACAGCGAGCTATAGAAAAGTCCCCTCTATactgttgctagggcaacagGTTTGGTCCCTTATTACTTCCTATCAGCTACCCAAGAAACTATAAATCTATCTTTCGTAGTTTCCTTGGTCAGCTCCTGCATTAACAaacattccaacaggaaatacaaggGGAACCATTTTGAATGTGTATGTTGTTAAGTTTGAAATGGCCAATACAAAGCACCATGCACTGTATGAAATTTGGAAAGGAGATCCTTTCAAAAAGTATATTCAGAAGATTccacaattgacctatggctaagccacgcccccctccactcacccagacaaactatcaacatttaGTGACAGGcactatggcaggtgtcacagtacacggcattttgcaggaggcagttgatgatttttggggacataacgatcagatgtcattgagaagtaaccaaaagggcctaaactacgcattggagggatatattcatcatttcattgttgagAAGCTCGATGAAATGCTTacattacaagccaaaatttacaggtcacagtgtacgcttgtgaaccgcatctcgttgctgtcgccatcaaagacaagaTAAAGCGCCACTGAAGTTAAgttttttggctcagaatatgagaaaaggataacggccttttttaccatctttaccaagagtgtctctccgttagtttggtgctacagtatttacactgaatcattcagcataacgtttgccaacctttgttatctctgcgatcacagataagttaatgaagctaagctccagaagttaacgttagcttaactataGCCCTttgacaacagctaacaatgatgtacgatcaccgaagtacaaaactagaacgaaacaggctaatgaactcccagcaaacaaggtgacataatgaacaacgcagctaggagctaacgtcaggctaactttagctaacgttagctagagatgttaaagataactttatatttctttccagcaaagtgacaatatgttgcctcaaacacagtgttgacttaccttaaaacagatgtagacatcattcatgttgagttgatgttgtggtctaacgttaccacacaactttatccaaaggagacatttttcacagttgagatgtggtttaaagtgtaaaaaatacaccctgtcgcccagcctctcaggataccttgtgttggagttgcatgtaccccatgcacaccgtttaaccatttttaaacttcagatctccgaaaaagctcataaaaccgaacaaaactgactttctgtaatgcatttcaatgaacgtccaggcagagaatgtccaagTGTATTGGAATGGCTatatgcactgtgattggctcatcgcgtttgagggcgggacttagctaTAGGTCAATTGAAAAGCTGTGTGTGACGTGGCAGTAGCAAGTCAGAACTATACTTTTGAGAGCCGCTGTGTACAATGTACATCAAATTAAATCCAAGGTAGATCACTTCAGTGAATACTTCttgtaaaatatgaaaaaccCAAGAGGAATTATGGAGCATAAGTGTACCATAATCCTTTGAAACCTAAGCAAATTGGCttgaaatctttaaaaacatgggaagaaggcaatgagcaaggaaagaagaaatgaccccaaAATGTTCCCAAGAAATTGGTGAAAAGacaaacttaaaaataaaatttgtttaaaaacaaacaaggaaattacCTGGAAAGAGgtcttaaaaatgtaataattcgGTTACATTGTAAATATAGTTTTTCcctacctttaaaaaaaaaaaaaaaattaaataattttctaaatcttttttttttttttttttttccttttacaatttgtgggacatttcttaccatgTTGCTTAATGcctttttctcatgattttttaaaagaaatcacaccaatttgctcaggattcaaagggttaaatactTGCAAAAAGCATATGAAAGCAGTACAAGAAAAGTGAcgttgctccaggtttcaaaggtttaaataatGTGATACCCTGACTGTGTTTGCCCACATATATTTCGTGACTCCTTACTCATCTGGATTCCAGTGTAAAATAAAAGCCATCTGGagctgttgaaatgttttaCTCTTCAGTTTTGTGTTGTCTTTATCCCTGAATCAACTTTTTCATTCTCCATTCACACAaaagaacaaattaaaaaacacacacacacacacacacacacacacacacacactggcagctggTGTGAAAGGGTTAACATGGACCCAGGTCAACTGTCCAACTCGTAACTGGGGTTGTCCATTGGTCCAACACTGGTGTAAAAGGTGAACATGGATTACTTAAGGTTTATACTGACAACAGTATGCAGGGCTTGTGTAATGCACGACTGGTGTGAGAAGGAAAACTAAATTTGATTACACTATATCAAAATTCACCTGCCGCAGTGTCGGGAGACAATCATTCGGGTAACACTTtacacggtcatgaacctgtcatgaacattatgtacatgacaaatgtttatgactactgtcattaagtgtcattcggtttttgtaatgacaagttgacattgtttgggttgtcttgataatgacaacttgacattaattgaAGTAGAAAGTGGTTTCTGGCACAACTTCACTGATTCACAAGGTGCATGGAgagtgaggaaacactggaaaatgtcaaaagacctccagcaacacttgtggtatttaaaacaactttattgACCGATGCATTTCAGATTGTGACCGtgaccctgatgaaggccacaaGCCGAAAGGCATCGgtcaataaagttgtttttcataccacaagtgttgctggagctcttttgacaacttgacattaatcaaagtgacattaccagaagttgtctttgtcatgacaagttgacattaaatttgtttgggatgtccttataatgacaacttgacattaaccaggaagacattaccagaagatgtctttatattaatgtcaacttgtcattataaggatatcccaaacaaatttaatgtcaactcatcatgacaaagacaacttctggtaatgtcactttaattaatgtcaagttgtcataaacaagacaacccaaacaatgtcaacttgtcattacaaaaaacaaatgacacttaatgacagcagtcatacacgtttatgacatgtacataatgtttaggACAAGTTCAtgagtgtcatgtcatagttatgacagtgtcatgtcacccttatgtagataccttcaagtaaagtgttatcAATTCTTTTAGGTGATAGTTGAGAACAGGTTTCTTGCACCACAGCAATGGATACATACGCATACAAACCACAGGAAAAATAAGAGTTGACAAAAAAATGACCTtttcagttttgatttttttattactgAGAAGAGCGCTTAAGCTGAAAAGCTCCCTGAAGTCCGATGTGAGCAGTTCAATAGGTCAAAATCAGGTGTATCGCATGGAAAATGGTACAAAGCAACACTTTTCGAAGGCAAATCATTCAAATAGCCAGGTACAGAGGGCTTACAGATCGGAGAATGTATAAAACAATTCAACTGAATTTGAGAGGAAATTAACAAAAAGTGATCAAATTAAACTGATGATGCTTTAGCAGacactttatttctttttttttttttttttttttttttgcaaatgttaGTAAAGCTGCAGTCAGATATAAAAGTGCTGGCCAGTGGTTTTGAATGATTCACTATACTGCCCAGAAAAGTGCACTTGGAGGAAGAAAGCTACTGGGCAACACCTTCAGGCTGTAATGAGGCATACAGACACTTACTTGGTACTTTGAGATGCACTTTGAGCTGTTAGTTTGTATAATGTTTAGCTAGCCTGGTCTCAAGTTCGAGATGAATTGGAAAACTGGAGGGAAAAGCTTTGCGGATATAAAGCCAGGCAAACATTACGTCAGccatttaaacaaacaacaaatgtaaTACATTTCAAAGGTAAGAGAAGTTTCTGTTTCAGACCATCATTATATAAGCACACAGACCTGTATTATTTTTATCAGCTTATTATAGGTTATGTTATTCTATTGCAGTACGATACATCTTTCCAGCTTACATAATATAATATCAGGTGGGGTGACAAGTGTTTGATGTAGACCAATGAGTGCAAATCACTATCTCTTCAGTTCAAAGGGCCAAAACTGGCTGATGTAGCTACAGTGTTTGATAAGACAGCAAACCCGCTCTCGTCAATGGTTAGAAAATTGCCCCGCTGTAAAACTCAGTATTCCTATTGGACATATGACTAAAACGAATGTAACTTCATACATTTTGTTATACACATAAATACTTTAGTCCAGTTTTTCACTGACTTGTGGCAAAGAGAAAAACACCTGAGAAGCTGTCTTTTTCttaatgcaaaaaaacaaacaaactaaaaagcAAGGCATGCTgcttaatgaaaataaaacatcatgTTCAGATCATGGCTATGAGATGCAATCAGATCTAAAGAAAACGCAGCATGCAGTTCAATATGTTGGGCACTGAAATCAGTATAATGCTATATAGTAGAATACATTGGACACCTTCATCGTCTTCAAGCACTATCAAGTACAGACATGGTTTTAGAATCAGAGGCACATACAGTTTGATCCATAATAAGTGGTATGAAATATCATTCCTTTTCTCCTGcagggaataaataaataaatacaaaaaggtTAATGTGACCTGTCATCATGCTGCACTGGAGGATTAAGGTCATACTGAGGTGAGGTGATAGACGGTGACTTGGGGAGGCCTTTCAAAGTGCTTGTATGGGAACAGGAGCGCGGGTGACATAACTAGCTTAATTAGACAGTAAAACCCAATGTCTGTGGAACAGATATAGATAGAACGTGGACAGTTACAGCTATCGTGATAGCAATGATCAGTCAGCGGAGGACAGAGGTGATTCGTGTGAAATGGTTGTTATTATGcattgtattgtgtgtgtgtggggggggggggcctaAAACGTGGTGCATCAGGATGTCCAGGACTGCATGTTGCACAGCATGGCCTCAAATCGCTCCATATTTGGGGCGTGAGCGTGAGCTAGGTGGTCCGTTAGGCGACTGTACAGACTGAAAGACTTCAGCTCCAGCCAGATAAAACCAAAACGGTCCTCATCAAAAAGCACAAAGAGCCCCGGGGTACGCTCTGGACTTGTAAAGCCGTGCCCAGCGATCAGGCCTGTCCCGTAGAAGCTGCAATGGAGGAACAACAattcatcaatcaatcagtatTATGATGAATataaatttcaatttcaatgtGCTGTAGACTCACATGAATAAAAGATCAGACTTATATCTGCAGTATTTTACTTTAACAATTAATGATGGATAATAACTGCTGAATATTATTTCATAGAAGGTTTATAGTAACCTTCTAGTCAATTAATGCAGATAAATTGATTGGAAATCAATTATTTGATTGTAATTCACAGTCATTATTTCTATTGGAAGTTTTTCTGTGAGTGaaatcagtgtgtttacttTCATGGTGACAATAATGCCACTAGCATGCAACCAAATAAAATGATTACACAGTTACATTCCTCCTGCAGCTTGCAACTAATTTCGTAAGCCAAAATCGcaataataatttttattttgtaaattaaataAGTCTTAATAACTGTGTCCAGCACCTTTGATACTGCAGCAAAGGCAGCTACAATCACTACACCTGTACACTGTGGCATTTATACTGTATGAATTTTCACCTCAGCTGAGTTCTTACCATTTCCTGCAGGTACGTGGGTAGACCTCGTTGCGGGCCATGACCCCCAGGGGCAGGACAAAGGGCTGGGCTTCAGGAGgactggtgctgctgctggagccagGCTGGCAGCCCTCTGAACAAGTACCTTGGTCTGCCTCCACCTCTTCTGCTGCGCTGGCACCTCCGCAGGCCTCCTCTGCTGCACCCCTGACTGTGGCAGAAGTGTCCCTGGCCTGTTGTTGATCTTCTCTCTGCACTTCCTCATGTACCCCCAGTACCAGACGGGACAGCTCCTCTATGTTGCGCTGGTGCTCCAAGTCTGGGAGGACCACAGGCCGGCTCAGGTCAACATTCAAAGTGAGCTGCCCAGCAGGAACATTGGGGTCACCCTGCAGGAAGGAGTAAAATTACAGTCTGCACCACTAGCTGATTACTTTTAGGGTTTAATGCTTAACTTGTGTGTAGAGTTGCCTGTTAAAAAAATTTGGCTGGATAGTTTGTTGTtggagaggaggatgatgacCTGGAGGACATTTAAGGGACATTAAATGATTCACAGGAAAGCAGTCTTTTCATAGAAAATTAACAGGCATGAGTCTTTCTGAAAAAAACTTTTCTGAGAAAACTTTGCAACAAGACGAGTTTCTTTTTAAGGCAAGCACAGCATTTGATAATAATCATTCAATGACTTACGGTGAGCTTGGTGGCTCTCGCATAATTCCCAATGAAACTGAGCATCACGATCTCCAAGCCGTGACTGCCGTAGGTGCCTTTGAAGAGGCCTGGGGCCAGCAGGTCAGAGGGCATCGGAGGAGGCAGGTAGATCCTCCGGTACGTCAAGCAGTTACTGTCAAAAGGCAGCAGACAGCATTAGTCAGAgtggataagataagataatcgacagactttgttgtgagcagtttcatgtagtaactattttccttctactgaactacacccaccaaccgtatcaccacacaaaaggaagtgtgcatctactgctagctcacctagcaccactgagctagctaacattacagctcagccgagggggacaccattaatgtttacgtcCCCTGCTGTCAAAAGCACATGCCAGCAtgcatgagtagatgcacaatTCCTTCAGCATGGTGTTACTGTTTATGGGTGTAGTTTGGCAGAAAGAAACTAGTCACCTCCGCCacggaggttatgtttttgccaGCGTTTGTccgtttgtttgtctgcaaaataattcaaaaagttctgaacggattttgatgaaattttcaggaaaggttgataaaggGACAAGGACCAGATGATAAAATGTTGGTGGTGAttggttgaagcgaagtggataaaataataaaatggcgggaaatccgagctgcttggcggaggccTGCGCTCTCCAAGTGCTTTTCTAGTTCTTACATGAAACCGCTCACATCAAAGTGACTGTTACTTATCttaagtaaccaggtcatgatttctggaaagagacactgctgctgagtctttcaaatgtatttaattgGCCTGTGCACCACAAGGTGAGTGCCATctaattccattatatttgagagaaggcagacatctctatggccaacATCTCCAACACCGCAACTCACATCAAGACAATCTAgcttgataaatagcactacaggtatgaggaaaaatatgtatttttgattttggggtgaactgtccctttaaagatatactatgcaggattttattttgctgtatttGGAATGTTCTGAGCACgacacacaggtgaggtcagggctttatattAACATAGTGACCAGGTGCAAGACTGTAATCAGCACatatccaagaggaagctatacTAATCTATAAAAATATAACGAACAATGgtaaatctggggttggctgTCACTTTCATTGGCGATATTGTTTTCAAACAGCAgctgacaattcctgcatagtatagcTTCAAAATATCAATCCATTTTTGTAATTATGTTTCACCAACAAGGGTTCCTTGGCATGTTACATTCATTAACAATAGGTTTCAGCTACGCAGAACGTGAAGTTGTATCCTCTGTACGGGACGAAGCTGTTGTTCCAAGGACTGTGCTCTGTTATCTTTGATGCCAAAGTGCATATACTCAGTCCAAATCTAGATCTTTTACAATGTCCGGGTGCCTCAGGCTACCAAGTCATATGGTCCTTTGTAAGTTACCTTGATTAATTTTTCCAAATATCATTGCTTTATCACTGTAGCAGGCACAAGAACACAGCGTGATCCTTGGAACACAGTGGCCCCTTCCACAATCATTTAACACACCATGACGTCAACTTCACATCCTTTATAGTGAAAGTGTGATACAAAGAAGAGACTCGTACTCATATTGACTGGTATAAATGAACTTCATCAGGATGAGCTCCTGCATGTGCTCATGGAAGATTTCCTCCAGTGTCCGGCCCCATTCCTCCTCTAACCACGTCCTGAactcctgcaaacacacacattaagaaaaaagtctttttattttgacattatcAAAGCACATGGGCTTTAAAACACATGTACTAAGTGAACAGTTAGAAGGTTTCCGGTGGTAACAGCTCCCTGTTTTAACCCACCTCCTGTCTGCCCCCTGGCATTCGGTGATGATCAGTCTGGTTACACTTTGTTGAAAATTCATCCTTCTTCACAGTCTAAAAATAATAGAATATGGCACATATTAAAAGGATGACATGATTTAATAGGCTTCTAACCTCAAATAAAAGTAGAATCACTAATCTGTGTCAACAAATATTGAAATTATGTAGAGCTGCTCATATATTTGGTGTATGGAGACACTTAAAGAGAGTGCTAAATctcaaatctgtgatgtcattgaGTATAAAGTCTGGGGCTGCTCCCACCCAGGGGAGTATATCTGTACATTGtgtgtttcagaactgagagcattacaacagaataaagctaTTTTCAATATAtaattctgtgggtccacaaaaatCTGGCTCCCGtccattgtctatggagcagctccagaatttacacttgatgacatcataagtttaagacttacttctctggtttctggctctgTGAGAGaatagctcatgttcacaaaaatgTATCAAACTTTCCTCGGctatggaaataacatattggaattcttaatttgggTGGTGTGTAAGCCCTCACCTGTATGTCTCCTTTGTGGGGACCCTTGTGTCCGTACATACACTCCACGGTGGCCTTTTTGCTCTCCCACATGTGGATACGGAAGAGCGGCCGTCTTCTCATGGGATCCTCCACACGGGGGTCATGAGGTGGCAAATACATCCAGCCGATGATGAACAGCCCGTCCACCTGGAATGAAAAATACTTGCGATAATTTATCAGATACTGATATGATCCTGAAATTGTGTCATGTTTCCTGGCAAAGCATCAGCAGCTGAATATTGCCGCATCATAAAATTACTTCATGCAATAGAGGTCAAcaaactgtacaaactgtacaCTGTGGTCATTGTTCCTTATCTGCATGCAAACGTCTTGATTGAGTAACGCTACTTACCACGA is part of the Epinephelus lanceolatus isolate andai-2023 chromosome 5, ASM4190304v1, whole genome shotgun sequence genome and encodes:
- the fbxo31 gene encoding F-box only protein 31 isoform X1; the protein is MAVCARLCGVGQSRRCRRRQRHNQQDQSSDSDMDEEEEERIVGQRQGDVGGGGGGQESGVATAGPSDACEYGSSHVNRGGSLDRTSTGPPHPQSLLELPPELLVEIFSLLPGTALPNVALVCKKFRQILNTETIWRRRCMEEFGMKDDLRKMEVGGVSSRDLYVKRVNPRVKSGRFMKLLPDYEHMDYRDVYTHLLHPYRHILGLWQPDIGPYGGLLNVVVDGLFIIGWMYLPPHDPRVEDPMRRRPLFRIHMWESKKATVECMYGHKGPHKGDIQTVKKDEFSTKCNQTDHHRMPGGRQEEFRTWLEEEWGRTLEEIFHEHMQELILMKFIYTSQYDNCLTYRRIYLPPPMPSDLLAPGLFKGTYGSHGLEIVMLSFIGNYARATKLTGDPNVPAGQLTLNVDLSRPVVLPDLEHQRNIEELSRLVLGVHEEVQREDQQQARDTSATVRGAAEEACGGASAAEEVEADQGTCSEGCQPGSSSSTSPPEAQPFVLPLGVMARNEVYPRTCRKCFYGTGLIAGHGFTSPERTPGLFVLFDEDRFGFIWLELKSFSLYSRLTDHLAHAHAPNMERFEAMLCNMQSWTS
- the fbxo31 gene encoding F-box only protein 31 isoform X2; translation: MAVCARLCGVGQSRRCRRRQRHNQQDQSSDSDMDEEEEERIVGQRQGDVGGGGGGQESGVATAGPSDACEYGSSHVNRGGSLDRTSTGPPHPQSLLELPPELLVEIFSLLPGTALPNVALVCKKFRQILNTETIWRRRCMEEFGMKDDLRKMEVGGVSSRDLYVKLLHPYRHILGLWQPDIGPYGGLLNVVVDGLFIIGWMYLPPHDPRVEDPMRRRPLFRIHMWESKKATVECMYGHKGPHKGDIQTVKKDEFSTKCNQTDHHRMPGGRQEEFRTWLEEEWGRTLEEIFHEHMQELILMKFIYTSQYDNCLTYRRIYLPPPMPSDLLAPGLFKGTYGSHGLEIVMLSFIGNYARATKLTGDPNVPAGQLTLNVDLSRPVVLPDLEHQRNIEELSRLVLGVHEEVQREDQQQARDTSATVRGAAEEACGGASAAEEVEADQGTCSEGCQPGSSSSTSPPEAQPFVLPLGVMARNEVYPRTCRKCFYGTGLIAGHGFTSPERTPGLFVLFDEDRFGFIWLELKSFSLYSRLTDHLAHAHAPNMERFEAMLCNMQSWTS